The Mycobacterium seoulense genome has a window encoding:
- a CDS encoding ATP-binding cassette domain-containing protein produces the protein MSGSLPMAVDARHLSYRYGQFTAVNDVTLQVRTGETMGLLGPNGAGKTTMVRMLTTLAPVQQGELRILGLDARRQTTDIRSNIGYVPQQLSIEPTLTGRQNVEWFARLYGVPRAERSDRVEQALAAMELLDVSDRLAAAYSGGMVRRLEVAQALVNRPSLLVLDEPTVGLDPIARDGVWTQVRKMQAEFGMTVLLTTHYMEEADALCDRVALMHHGELRAVGTPAKLKSTVSPRATLEDVFRHYAASGLDDGSASSESAGSLREIRSARKAARRVG, from the coding sequence ATGAGCGGGTCACTGCCGATGGCGGTCGACGCCAGGCACCTGAGCTATCGGTATGGTCAGTTCACCGCCGTCAACGACGTGACGTTGCAGGTGCGCACCGGCGAAACCATGGGCCTGCTGGGCCCGAACGGCGCCGGGAAGACGACCATGGTCCGGATGCTCACCACGCTGGCGCCGGTGCAGCAGGGCGAACTGCGCATCCTCGGGCTCGACGCGCGCCGCCAGACCACCGACATTCGTAGCAACATCGGCTATGTGCCGCAACAACTCTCGATCGAACCAACGTTGACCGGCCGGCAGAACGTCGAGTGGTTCGCGCGGCTCTACGGCGTGCCCCGGGCCGAACGTTCCGATCGTGTCGAGCAGGCGCTGGCCGCGATGGAGCTGCTCGACGTGTCCGATCGGCTGGCCGCGGCCTATTCCGGCGGCATGGTCCGGCGCCTCGAGGTGGCGCAGGCGCTGGTGAACCGCCCGTCGCTGCTGGTGCTCGACGAACCGACGGTCGGGCTGGATCCTATTGCGCGGGACGGCGTCTGGACGCAGGTGCGCAAGATGCAGGCCGAGTTCGGCATGACCGTGCTGCTGACCACCCATTACATGGAAGAGGCCGACGCGCTGTGCGATCGGGTCGCGCTCATGCACCACGGTGAGTTGCGGGCGGTGGGTACGCCGGCCAAGTTGAAGTCCACCGTGTCGCCGCGCGCCACGCTCGAGGACGTGTTCCGCCACTATGCGGCCTCGGGCCTGGACGATGGTTCCGCGTCATCCGAGTCTGCGGGATCGCTGCGTGAAATCCGTTCCGCCAGAAAGGCTGCGCGCCGTGTCGGTTGA
- a CDS encoding ABC transporter permease encodes MSVDSVMPATLVRAPRGWQRVGAVLSRVGAFAIVEMQKLQHDRTELVTRMVQPALWLLIFGTTFSHLHVIQTGSVSYLAFLAPGIIAQSALFISIFYGIQIIWDRDAGVLAKLMVTPAPASALITGKAFAAGVRSVAQVVGVMTLAYLMNIGLTVNPLRIVAAMAVVMLGAAFFACLSMTLAGLVRSRDRLMGIGQAITMPLFFASNALYPVDVMPAWLHVLSRVNPLSYEVNALRGLLIGTPFNPMDIVVLVVAAVLGIAAASTLLRRLVT; translated from the coding sequence GTGTCGGTTGATAGCGTCATGCCCGCAACCCTGGTTCGCGCACCGCGCGGATGGCAACGAGTCGGTGCGGTGCTCAGCCGCGTCGGCGCGTTCGCGATCGTCGAGATGCAGAAGCTGCAGCACGACAGAACCGAACTTGTGACCCGGATGGTGCAGCCGGCGCTGTGGCTGTTGATCTTCGGGACCACGTTCAGCCACCTGCACGTCATCCAGACGGGATCGGTGTCCTACCTGGCGTTCCTGGCGCCGGGGATCATCGCCCAGTCGGCGTTGTTCATCTCCATTTTCTATGGCATACAAATCATTTGGGACCGAGACGCCGGCGTCCTGGCCAAGCTGATGGTGACGCCGGCGCCCGCGTCGGCGCTGATCACCGGCAAGGCATTCGCCGCCGGCGTGCGCTCGGTCGCCCAGGTGGTCGGCGTAATGACGTTGGCGTACCTGATGAATATCGGCCTCACGGTCAACCCGCTGCGGATCGTGGCCGCGATGGCCGTCGTGATGCTCGGCGCCGCATTCTTCGCCTGCCTGTCGATGACACTGGCCGGCCTGGTGCGCAGTCGCGATCGGCTGATGGGCATCGGCCAGGCCATCACGATGCCGTTGTTCTTCGCCTCCAACGCGCTGTACCCGGTGGACGTGATGCCCGCCTGGCTGCACGTGCTGAGCAGGGTCAACCCGCTCAGCTACGAGGTCAACGCCTTGCGGGGCCTGCTCATTGGCACGCCCTTCAACCCGATGGACATCGTCGTCCTGGTGGTCGCGGCGGTCCTCGGAATCGCCGCCGCCTCAACGCTGTTGCGCCGGCTCGTCACCTAG
- a CDS encoding MarR family winged helix-turn-helix transcriptional regulator has translation MEKVQSSTDVVTDVFRVVGRFRRQLRRSAGRGFDSSRLSESQSELLWLVARQPGISVNAAAAELGLAPNTASTLVSKLVSGGLLIRTVGDTDRRVGRLHLAEPAQHVVDAARAARRDVLAEVLAELDDDEIESLTKGLEVMETMTRRLQERKS, from the coding sequence GTGGAGAAGGTGCAGTCGAGTACCGATGTGGTCACCGACGTGTTTCGCGTCGTCGGCCGGTTCCGCCGGCAACTGCGACGCTCGGCCGGGCGCGGCTTCGACTCGTCACGGCTGAGCGAATCGCAGTCCGAGTTGTTGTGGCTGGTGGCCCGGCAACCGGGCATCTCGGTCAACGCCGCCGCCGCCGAGCTCGGGTTGGCCCCCAACACCGCGTCCACCCTGGTCTCCAAGCTGGTGTCCGGGGGATTGCTCATCCGCACGGTCGGCGACACGGACCGCAGGGTCGGCCGGTTACACCTCGCCGAGCCCGCCCAGCACGTCGTGGACGCAGCTCGGGCTGCGCGGCGAGACGTGTTGGCCGAAGTGCTCGCCGAACTCGACGACGATGAAATCGAGTCTTTGACAAAGGGATTGGAGGTCATGGAGACGATGACCAGAAGACTGCAGGAGCGAAAGTCATGA
- a CDS encoding MmpS family transport accessory protein, whose product MSTLLRRAWVPLVVVVAVALGSVAVDRLRGVFGSEEIFTATGSSAEPLKPSHIKQVTYEIYGPSDTTGSVSYLDKNAQPAQADFTNLPWTFTITTTVPAVIANVVAQGNSDKLGCRITVNGVVKDEQSSAGHHAQTSCLVKAA is encoded by the coding sequence GTGTCCACGCTTCTCAGACGGGCTTGGGTACCGCTCGTCGTGGTGGTGGCGGTCGCCCTCGGCAGCGTGGCCGTTGATCGGCTCCGCGGCGTTTTCGGCTCAGAAGAGATCTTCACCGCGACCGGCAGCAGCGCCGAGCCCCTCAAGCCCTCGCATATCAAGCAGGTGACATACGAGATCTACGGGCCCAGCGACACGACGGGAAGCGTGAGTTACTTGGACAAGAACGCACAGCCGGCACAGGCCGACTTCACCAACCTGCCCTGGACCTTCACGATCACCACGACGGTGCCTGCCGTGATCGCCAACGTGGTGGCACAGGGCAATAGCGACAAACTCGGATGCCGCATCACCGTCAACGGTGTGGTCAAGGATGAGCAGTCCTCGGCCGGGCACCACGCCCAAACGTCTTGTCTGGTGAAGGCCGCATGA
- a CDS encoding DUF302 domain-containing protein yields the protein MTSGLTTTLHTSFEDAVKRTTDALAEQGFGVLTTIDVKATLKKKLGEDMEDYLILGACNPTLAHRALGIHRQIGQLLPCNVVVRADPDSSGDAVLVEAMDPQLMVKVTGEQGALQDVADQATAKLQAAIGALKQPSPTP from the coding sequence ATGACATCAGGTTTGACCACCACGTTGCACACCTCGTTCGAGGACGCGGTGAAACGGACGACGGACGCCCTGGCCGAGCAGGGTTTCGGCGTGCTGACCACCATCGACGTCAAGGCCACGCTGAAGAAGAAGCTCGGTGAGGACATGGAGGACTACCTCATCCTGGGGGCGTGCAACCCGACGTTGGCGCATCGCGCCCTCGGGATTCACCGCCAGATCGGCCAGTTACTGCCGTGCAACGTCGTGGTGCGGGCCGACCCCGACAGCTCGGGTGATGCGGTTCTCGTCGAGGCGATGGATCCGCAATTGATGGTCAAGGTGACCGGTGAGCAGGGGGCCTTGCAGGACGTCGCGGACCAGGCCACCGCCAAACTGCAAGCCGCGATCGGCGCGCTGAAGCAACCGTCTCCGACACCCTGA
- a CDS encoding MaoC family dehydratase, whose translation MRTFDSVADLAAAAGETIGHSDWVTITQEDVNLFADATGDHQWIHVDPERAAAGPFGKTIAHGFMTLALLPRLQHQIYTVNGIKLAINYGLNKVRFPAPVPVGSRVRAQTSLVGVEDVGNGAVQATMSTTVEIEGAPKPACVAESIVRYLT comes from the coding sequence ATGCGCACCTTCGATTCAGTAGCCGACCTCGCGGCCGCCGCCGGCGAAACCATCGGGCACAGCGACTGGGTGACCATCACCCAGGAGGACGTCAACCTGTTCGCCGACGCGACCGGCGATCACCAGTGGATCCACGTCGACCCCGAACGCGCGGCCGCCGGCCCGTTCGGCAAGACGATCGCCCACGGCTTCATGACCCTGGCGCTGCTGCCGCGCCTGCAGCACCAGATCTACACCGTCAACGGCATCAAGCTGGCAATCAACTACGGCCTCAACAAGGTTCGGTTTCCCGCCCCGGTGCCGGTCGGCTCGCGGGTGCGCGCCCAGACATCATTGGTCGGCGTCGAGGATGTCGGGAACGGCGCCGTGCAGGCGACCATGTCGACGACCGTAGAGATCGAAGGCGCGCCCAAGCCGGCCTGCGTGGCCGAGAGCATCGTCCGCTACCTCACCTGA
- a CDS encoding MMPL/RND family transporter, which translates to MRFVRTFAWPIIIGWLLLTVALNVLVPPIESVARKHAVTMSPKDAPAMIAAKRMGATFHESDSDSIAMVVLESDKPLGDQAHRYYDGLVNRLQADPKHVQHVQNVWGDPLTAAGVQSKDGKAAYVELNLAGDQGSTLGNESVDAVRKIVDKSEPPPGLKVYVTGPAPLTTDMNEAADKSMFKMMGVTGVVIMIMLFIAYRSVSTLLLVLVMVGFEMGTARGLVALLGNYELLGFSTFVVAMLSSLAIAAGTDYAIFLIGRYQEARQAGQDRETAYYTMFRGTSHIILGSGLTIAGATFCLHLARLSYFKALGIPSALGLLVVVAGAMTAAPAVVAVATRFGLLDPRRMIKTRGWRRIGTATVRWPGAVFAASLVIAIVGILFMPSMKVSYNDRFYIPRGLPSSVGYAAAERHFTAATMNPDILMIESDHDMRNSGDMIILDRLAKDIFRSPGIAMVQSITRPLGGPIEHTSIPFQISAQSIPIQENLQFMRDRTADMLKMSDDLGAMIVSMQRMQGLLGQMSNATHQMVGDMHEMQATLDEMRDHLADFDDFARPLRSYLYWEQHCFDIPVCWATRSVFEAIDGVDKFSENMSTLIKDVNNVDAIIPQMAAQFPPMIAVAKSMQGTLLTMHSSFSGLVTQMAQMTDTASAMGQAFDASRSGDYFYLPPEAFQNPDFQRGLKLFLSPDGKAARFIITHDADPATPAGISAVMPELAAAHQAVKGTTLTGAKFYLAGTAAIYRDIQSGSHYDLLIVGLAALTLIFVVMVIITRALVASMVIVGTVLLSLGAAFGLTVLVWQHLLGLDLNWIAPVFGLIILLAVGSDYNLLLVSRFQEEIGAGLKTGIIRSMGETGGVVTTAGLVFAFTMMSMVASDLRSIGQAGSTIGLGLLFDTLIVRSLMTPSIAALLGRWFWWPMRVRPRPASSMLRPFGPRRLVRSLLLGEDADAAATRREKAMASTPG; encoded by the coding sequence ATGCGGTTCGTCCGCACCTTCGCGTGGCCGATCATCATCGGCTGGCTGCTGCTCACCGTTGCCCTGAACGTGCTTGTGCCGCCGATCGAGTCGGTCGCACGCAAGCACGCGGTGACCATGTCGCCGAAAGACGCGCCGGCGATGATTGCCGCCAAGCGGATGGGCGCAACGTTCCATGAGTCGGATTCCGACAGCATCGCGATGGTCGTCCTGGAGAGCGACAAGCCACTCGGCGACCAGGCGCACCGCTACTACGACGGCCTGGTGAACAGGCTGCAGGCCGACCCCAAGCACGTGCAGCACGTCCAGAACGTCTGGGGCGACCCGCTCACCGCCGCCGGCGTCCAGAGCAAGGACGGCAAAGCCGCCTACGTCGAACTCAACCTGGCCGGCGACCAGGGCAGCACCCTGGGCAACGAATCCGTCGACGCGGTGCGCAAGATCGTCGACAAGTCGGAGCCGCCCCCAGGGCTCAAGGTGTACGTCACCGGCCCGGCGCCGCTGACGACGGACATGAATGAAGCCGCCGACAAGAGCATGTTCAAGATGATGGGCGTCACCGGCGTGGTCATCATGATCATGCTGTTCATCGCCTATCGCTCGGTCAGCACGTTGCTGCTGGTTCTCGTCATGGTCGGCTTCGAAATGGGCACCGCCAGAGGGCTTGTTGCGCTGCTGGGAAATTACGAACTGTTGGGCTTCTCGACGTTCGTGGTGGCCATGCTCTCCTCGCTGGCGATCGCGGCGGGGACCGACTACGCGATCTTTCTCATCGGTCGCTACCAGGAGGCTCGCCAGGCCGGTCAGGATCGAGAAACGGCCTACTACACGATGTTCCGCGGGACCTCGCACATCATCCTGGGCTCGGGGCTGACGATCGCGGGGGCCACCTTCTGCCTGCACCTGGCGCGGCTGTCGTATTTCAAGGCGCTGGGCATTCCGTCAGCGCTGGGGTTGCTCGTCGTCGTCGCCGGCGCGATGACGGCGGCCCCGGCCGTTGTCGCGGTGGCCACCCGGTTCGGTTTGCTCGACCCCCGACGCATGATCAAGACGCGCGGCTGGCGGCGCATCGGCACGGCTACGGTGCGCTGGCCGGGAGCGGTGTTCGCGGCCTCTTTGGTCATCGCCATCGTCGGTATCCTCTTCATGCCGAGCATGAAGGTCAGCTACAACGACCGCTTCTACATCCCCCGCGGCCTGCCGTCGAGCGTGGGGTACGCGGCCGCGGAGCGCCATTTCACCGCTGCCACAATGAATCCCGACATCCTCATGATCGAGAGCGATCACGACATGCGGAACAGCGGCGACATGATCATCCTGGACAGACTCGCCAAAGACATCTTCCGATCACCGGGAATCGCGATGGTGCAAAGCATCACCCGGCCGTTGGGTGGGCCGATTGAGCACACCTCCATACCGTTCCAGATCAGTGCACAATCGATCCCGATCCAGGAGAACCTTCAGTTCATGAGGGACCGGACGGCCGACATGCTGAAGATGAGCGACGACCTCGGCGCCATGATCGTCTCGATGCAGCGGATGCAGGGCCTGCTCGGGCAGATGAGCAACGCGACGCATCAGATGGTCGGCGATATGCACGAGATGCAGGCCACCCTGGACGAAATGCGGGACCACCTAGCCGATTTCGACGACTTCGCCCGGCCGCTCCGCAGCTATCTGTACTGGGAGCAGCACTGCTTCGACATCCCCGTCTGCTGGGCGACGAGGTCGGTGTTCGAGGCGATCGACGGTGTGGACAAATTCAGCGAGAACATGAGCACGCTGATCAAGGACGTCAACAACGTCGACGCGATCATCCCGCAGATGGCCGCGCAGTTCCCGCCGATGATCGCCGTCGCCAAATCGATGCAGGGAACGCTGCTCACGATGCACAGCAGCTTCTCGGGCCTGGTCACGCAGATGGCTCAGATGACCGACACGGCCAGCGCGATGGGGCAGGCCTTCGACGCTTCCCGCAGTGGCGACTACTTCTACCTGCCGCCGGAGGCCTTCCAGAACCCCGACTTCCAGCGCGGTCTGAAGCTCTTCCTGTCTCCGGACGGTAAGGCCGCGCGCTTCATCATCACCCACGATGCGGACCCGGCCACGCCGGCGGGCATTTCGGCCGTCATGCCGGAATTGGCCGCCGCTCATCAAGCGGTGAAGGGAACGACCCTGACCGGGGCCAAGTTCTATTTGGCCGGCACGGCGGCCATCTACCGCGACATCCAGTCGGGCTCGCACTACGACCTGCTGATCGTCGGACTCGCGGCGCTGACGTTGATCTTCGTCGTGATGGTGATCATCACGCGGGCATTGGTGGCGTCCATGGTGATCGTCGGGACGGTGCTGCTGTCGCTGGGTGCCGCCTTCGGGCTCACGGTGCTGGTGTGGCAACACCTCCTCGGCCTGGACTTGAACTGGATCGCGCCGGTGTTCGGATTGATCATCCTGCTGGCCGTGGGCTCGGACTACAACCTGCTGCTGGTGTCGCGGTTCCAGGAGGAGATCGGCGCCGGGCTGAAGACCGGCATCATCCGGTCCATGGGCGAGACCGGTGGGGTCGTCACCACGGCGGGCCTCGTCTTCGCCTTCACCATGATGTCGATGGTCGCCAGCGACCTGCGCTCGATCGGCCAGGCCGGCAGCACGATCGGACTCGGCCTGCTGTTCGACACGTTGATCGTGCGCTCGTTGATGACGCCGTCGATCGCGGCGCTGCTCGGACGGTGGTTCTGGTGGCCGATGCGTGTGCGCCCGCGCCCCGCGAGCTCCATGCTGCGGCCCTTCGGTCCGCGTCGCCTCGTCCGGTCCCTTCTCCTCGGTGAGGATGCGGACGCGGCGGCCACCAGGCGCGAAAAAGCCATGGCTTCGACGCCGGGGTGA
- a CDS encoding metallophosphoesterase family protein, with amino-acid sequence MRLLLISDTHVPGRARGLPARVWEEVEAADVVVHAGDWVVPELLDELEGRSARLVACWGNNDGPALRARLPERADVTLAGVRFTVVHETGAAAGREARMARLYPDTQVLVFGHSHIPWDTRAETGLRLLNPGSPTDRRRQPFCTYMTARVDDGALTDVVLHRLPK; translated from the coding sequence GTGCGGCTGCTGCTGATTTCCGATACCCATGTCCCCGGGCGCGCCCGCGGCCTGCCCGCGCGGGTTTGGGAAGAGGTGGAGGCGGCCGACGTCGTCGTGCACGCAGGCGACTGGGTGGTGCCCGAATTGCTGGACGAACTCGAAGGCAGGTCGGCCCGGCTGGTGGCCTGCTGGGGCAACAACGACGGTCCCGCCTTACGGGCGCGCCTGCCGGAACGGGCGGACGTGACCCTGGCGGGGGTGCGTTTCACGGTCGTGCACGAGACGGGCGCGGCGGCCGGCCGCGAAGCGCGGATGGCGCGGCTCTATCCCGACACCCAGGTGCTGGTGTTCGGGCACAGCCACATCCCCTGGGACACGCGCGCCGAAACGGGATTGCGCCTGCTCAACCCGGGCTCGCCGACGGATCGCCGCCGGCAGCCCTTTTGCACCTACATGACGGCCCGGGTCGACGACGGGGCCCTCACCGACGTCGTCCTGCATCGACTCCCGAAGTAG
- a CDS encoding YoaK family protein, with product MTSEIFDSEARLSWVLAALAGVIGAISFTHSAGYFVVFVTGNAQRAVLGYFTGEGWLAVSAGLLIAAFVAGVVIASLGRRFFWVDHPHGPTVLTTFSLAAATVVDIFDEGWAQNLVDFAPMMLLAFGTGALNTSFVKNGEVSVPLSYVTGTTVKMSQGIERHIAGGGNVSDWLGYFLLLASFMVGAAVGGFIGLVVNGTWMLVMATSVCAVTTGYTYFHQDRRALLNDRPDKKHRQQR from the coding sequence GTGACGAGTGAGATCTTCGACAGCGAGGCGCGGTTGTCCTGGGTGCTGGCGGCGCTGGCAGGCGTCATCGGGGCGATCTCGTTCACCCACTCCGCGGGGTACTTCGTGGTTTTCGTCACCGGCAACGCCCAACGCGCCGTGCTCGGGTATTTCACCGGCGAAGGGTGGCTGGCTGTGAGCGCCGGGCTGCTCATTGCGGCGTTCGTCGCCGGCGTGGTTATTGCGTCACTGGGCCGGCGATTTTTCTGGGTGGACCATCCGCACGGCCCGACGGTCCTGACCACCTTCAGTTTGGCGGCCGCCACCGTGGTCGACATCTTCGATGAGGGATGGGCGCAGAATTTGGTCGATTTCGCGCCGATGATGCTGCTGGCGTTCGGGACCGGGGCGTTGAACACATCCTTCGTCAAAAATGGCGAGGTTTCGGTGCCGTTGAGCTATGTGACCGGCACGACCGTCAAGATGAGCCAGGGCATCGAGCGCCACATCGCTGGTGGTGGAAACGTCTCGGACTGGCTCGGTTACTTTCTGCTGTTGGCCAGCTTTATGGTGGGCGCGGCGGTGGGCGGCTTCATCGGCCTGGTCGTCAACGGGACCTGGATGCTGGTGATGGCTACGTCCGTATGTGCGGTGACGACCGGGTACACCTACTTCCACCAGGACCGCCGCGCGCTGTTGAACGACCGGCCGGACAAAAAGCATCGGCAGCAGCGCTGA
- a CDS encoding metal-sensitive transcriptional regulator, giving the protein MEEGFLGGRPLTADLAGHDPADMDAVLARLRRAHGQLGGVIAMIEQGRSCKDVVTQLAAVSRALDRAGFKIIASGLRDCITQPEGSPSDGARLSIDELEKLFLSLA; this is encoded by the coding sequence ATGGAAGAAGGATTTCTCGGCGGTCGACCGCTCACGGCCGACCTGGCCGGTCACGACCCCGCCGACATGGACGCGGTCCTCGCCCGGTTGCGCCGGGCCCACGGCCAACTCGGCGGCGTCATCGCGATGATCGAGCAGGGCCGCAGTTGTAAAGATGTCGTCACCCAGTTGGCCGCGGTGTCGCGGGCGCTGGATCGCGCCGGATTCAAGATCATTGCCTCGGGTCTGCGCGACTGCATCACCCAGCCGGAGGGTAGTCCCTCTGACGGGGCCCGCTTGTCGATCGACGAGTTGGAAAAGCTGTTCCTCAGCCTGGCCTGA
- the ag85C gene encoding diacylglycerol acyltransferase/mycolyltransferase Ag85C, whose protein sequence is MKFFEELRKLRGAAATMPRQLAVAAMGAALMAGLVTAAGGSATAGAFSKPGLPVEYLEVPSPSMGRNIKVQFEGGGPHAVYLLDGLRAQDDYNGWDINTPAFEEFYQSGLSVVMPVGGQSSFYSNWYQPSSSNGQNYTYKWETFLTQEMPLWLQANKQVSPAGNAVVGLSMSGGSALILASYYPQQFPYAASLSGFLNPSEGWWPTLIGLAMSDSGGYSANSMWGPSTDPAWKRNDPMVQIPRLVANNTRIWVYCGNGTPSDLGGDNMPAKFLEGLTLRTNQQFQNTYAAAGGRNGTFNFPANGTHSWPYWNQQLVAMKPDIQQVLLASNTTAQPAQPSQPAQPAA, encoded by the coding sequence ATGAAGTTCTTCGAAGAGTTGCGGAAGTTGCGTGGCGCCGCGGCAACCATGCCGCGTCAACTGGCGGTCGCGGCCATGGGGGCCGCTCTGATGGCCGGCCTCGTCACGGCGGCCGGCGGCTCGGCTACCGCGGGGGCGTTCTCGAAACCGGGTCTTCCGGTGGAATACCTGGAGGTGCCGTCACCGTCGATGGGCCGCAACATCAAGGTTCAGTTCGAAGGCGGCGGACCGCACGCGGTGTACCTGCTCGACGGGTTGCGCGCCCAGGACGACTACAACGGCTGGGACATCAACACCCCGGCCTTCGAGGAGTTCTACCAGTCGGGCCTGTCGGTGGTGATGCCGGTTGGCGGCCAGTCCAGCTTCTACAGCAACTGGTACCAACCGTCGTCGAGCAACGGCCAGAACTACACCTACAAGTGGGAGACGTTCCTGACCCAGGAAATGCCGCTGTGGCTACAGGCCAACAAGCAGGTCTCCCCGGCCGGTAACGCCGTGGTGGGCCTGTCGATGTCCGGTGGCTCCGCGCTGATCCTGGCCTCGTACTACCCGCAGCAGTTCCCCTACGCCGCCTCGCTTTCGGGCTTCCTCAACCCGTCCGAGGGCTGGTGGCCGACGCTGATCGGGCTGGCGATGAGCGACTCGGGAGGCTACAGCGCCAACAGCATGTGGGGTCCGTCCACCGACCCGGCGTGGAAGCGCAACGACCCCATGGTTCAGATTCCGCGGCTGGTCGCCAACAACACCCGGATCTGGGTGTACTGCGGCAACGGCACACCCAGCGACCTGGGCGGCGACAACATGCCGGCCAAGTTCCTGGAGGGCCTCACGCTGCGCACCAACCAGCAGTTCCAGAACACCTACGCCGCGGCGGGCGGGCGCAACGGGACGTTCAACTTCCCGGCGAATGGGACGCACTCGTGGCCCTACTGGAATCAGCAGTTGGTCGCGATGAAGCCCGACATCCAGCAGGTGCTGCTGGCCAGCAATACCACGGCACAGCCGGCGCAACCGTCGCAGCCGGCACAACCGGCGGCCTGA
- a CDS encoding GAP family protein — MSALSGLVLAKLTAPALVVALSPIPIVVSLVLLVHNDRPYSSSVAYLMGRLVSLTVLATGFMQFPRLFDDLLGPAPAWADWAVMGVGVVLMSFGVWLWWRRAHGRGGPGWGGSVGTITPSAAAAIGMLPMLANPKVLAASAAVGTEIATVRMTAVGSMLAVAYYAALASSTVAAPVLAYLVVGPRIDPQLERIRRWMEHQRRALTAAAVVLIGLAVVLYGLS, encoded by the coding sequence GTGTCAGCTCTTTCGGGTCTGGTGTTGGCGAAACTGACTGCACCGGCACTCGTGGTGGCACTTTCGCCCATTCCCATCGTCGTGTCGTTGGTACTGCTCGTTCACAACGACCGGCCGTACTCGTCGAGTGTCGCGTACTTGATGGGGAGGCTGGTGTCGCTGACCGTTCTCGCCACGGGATTCATGCAGTTCCCGCGATTGTTCGACGATCTGCTGGGGCCCGCGCCGGCGTGGGCCGACTGGGCGGTGATGGGTGTCGGCGTGGTGCTGATGTCATTCGGTGTCTGGCTGTGGTGGCGACGCGCCCACGGGAGGGGCGGGCCGGGGTGGGGAGGCAGTGTGGGCACGATAACGCCGTCGGCCGCGGCCGCGATCGGGATGCTTCCCATGCTGGCCAACCCGAAGGTGCTGGCCGCCAGTGCGGCCGTCGGGACGGAGATCGCCACCGTCCGAATGACCGCCGTCGGCTCGATGCTGGCGGTGGCTTACTATGCGGCGCTGGCGAGTTCGACCGTCGCCGCCCCTGTCTTGGCCTACCTCGTCGTCGGACCACGGATCGACCCTCAGCTGGAGCGGATCAGGCGCTGGATGGAGCACCAGCGCCGGGCACTCACGGCCGCGGCCGTCGTGTTGATAGGCCTCGCCGTGGTGCTGTACGGCCTGTCCTGA
- a CDS encoding mycothiol-dependent nitroreductase Rv2466c family protein gives MEPADSSRAGSKVTLWLDPVCPFSWNTARWIRAVAEKTGMSVDWQLMSLVVLNEGRELPPPQQARMRDSRKVGRLLAAIAREKGDDGWVAAYFAFGERYIDRSEPLDDGLVAHVLTTVGVHDTTAEAVSDESLDEFVRRGHQAAQDALGETGGSPILRIDGHAFFGPVLTALPDGADSIALFDAVATLAAVPQFAQLQRPRTAA, from the coding sequence ATGGAGCCTGCCGACAGTAGTCGAGCTGGATCGAAGGTCACGCTGTGGCTGGACCCGGTGTGTCCGTTCTCGTGGAACACCGCACGCTGGATCCGCGCCGTCGCCGAGAAGACCGGCATGTCGGTGGATTGGCAGCTGATGAGCCTGGTGGTGCTCAACGAGGGGCGCGAACTCCCGCCCCCGCAGCAGGCGCGGATGCGCGACTCCCGCAAAGTCGGCCGGTTGCTGGCCGCCATAGCGCGGGAGAAGGGTGACGACGGGTGGGTTGCCGCGTACTTCGCCTTCGGTGAGCGATACATCGACCGCTCGGAACCCCTCGACGACGGCCTCGTCGCCCATGTGTTGACCACGGTGGGGGTGCACGACACCACCGCAGAGGCGGTCTCGGACGAGTCCCTGGACGAGTTCGTGCGCCGAGGGCACCAGGCGGCACAGGATGCCCTCGGCGAAACCGGCGGCAGTCCGATTCTGCGGATCGACGGGCATGCCTTCTTCGGGCCGGTCCTGACCGCGTTACCCGACGGGGCGGACTCGATCGCATTGTTCGACGCGGTCGCGACGTTGGCCGCGGTTCCCCAATTCGCCCAGCTGCAACGGCCGCGCACCGCGGCCTGA